In Pleuronectes platessa chromosome 5, fPlePla1.1, whole genome shotgun sequence, a single genomic region encodes these proteins:
- the LOC128440460 gene encoding putative gustatory receptor clone PTE03, whose translation MYTNVSSSVLLSLAPLGISDSNIYPAFLFGTVTYLLIMFFNLLVLAAIVVSKKLHKPMFILLFNLPINDMMGATACFPHLVYSVVTQDRLISQPACITQAFLIHFYGTGNFLILSSMAYDRYVAICCPLRYNAVMTPQNLIKIIASIWVITFSIIVTLILLLARFKMCRTQVVGLFCNNPSLLKLVCDDIRVNNYYGLVIMCLIQGGALSIIIYTYVQIIRTCVMTNHPDARRKALQTCGSHLVVFLLLQCNTLITLIAHRIESASPYMRRVLGVSVVIFPPFFDPIIYGLKITELKQSIKGFLRRGVVSIKG comes from the coding sequence ATGTATACAAATGTGTCCTCTTCTGTTTTACTCTCACTGGCACCACTGGGTATATCTGATTCAAACATATACCCAGCCTTTCTGTTTGGGACTGTAACGTATCTGTTAATCATGTTTTTCAACTTGTTGGTGTTAGCAGCTATTGTTGTGAGTAAAAAGCTGCACAAGCCCATGTTCATCCTGCTGTTCAACCTGCCGATTAACGACATGATGGGAGCCACGGCTTGTTTCCCTCATCTCGTTTACAGCGTAGTGACTCAGGACAGACTGATTTCCCAGCCTGCCTGTATAACTCAGGCTTTCCTCATTCACTTCTACGGCACGGGGAACTTCCTGATCTTGAGCTCCATGGCCTACGACAGGTACGTCGCCATTTGCTGTCCTCTGAGGTACAACGCTGTCATGACTCCACAGAATTTGATTAAAATCATTGCTTCGATATGGGTCATCACCTTCTCCATCATCGTCACGTTGATTTTGTTGCTCGCGCGGTTCAAAATGTGCAGGACGCAAGTGGTTGGTTTGTTCTGCAACAATCCGTCACTACTGAAACTGGTGTGCGACGACATCCGAGTGAACAACTACTACGGACTGGTGATCATGTGCTTGATTCAAGGTGGAGCTCTGTCAATAATAATATACACTTATGTACAGATTATACGCACTTGTGTCATGACCAATCATCCAGACGCTCGGAGGAAAGCCCTCCAGACGTGTGGCTCGCATTTAGTGGTTTTCCTGCTCTTACAGTGCAACACTCTCATTACACTCATCGCTCATCGGATCGAGAGCGCATCGCCGTACATGAGGAGGGTCCTCGGCGTCTCAGTTGTCatatttccccccttttttgACCCCATCATATATGGATTAAAAATCACTGAACTGAAGCAGAGCATAAAAGGGTTCCTCAGGAGAGGTGTAGTTTCAATCAAGGGGTGA